A region of the Vibrio chagasii genome:
AGAGTAAGTTAACTTAAACCCTTAAATAGACGAAAGCCCATCATCATGATGGGCTTTTTGTGCATGCTATTTAGTAAATCTACATTCAGCTTATAGTCGTTAAGCGTTAAGAGCTTGCTCTAGGTCTGCAAGGATATCTTCGATGTGTTCAATACCGACTGATAGGCGAATCATCTCTGGTGATACTCCAGCTTGTTTCTGTTCAGCTTCGCTTAGTTGACGGTGTGTCGTCGAAGCAGGGTGACAAGCCAGAGATTTTGCATCGCCAATGTTTACCAAGCGCTTAAAGATTTGTAGCGCGTCATAAAAGCGAACACCTGCTTCATAACCATCCTTTAAGCCAAAAGATAAAATCGCCGATGGCTTACCTCGCATGTACTTTTCAGCAAGCGGGTAGAACTCTGAACTAGGTAAGCCAGCGTAACTTACCCAGCTGACTTTCTCATGTTGGTTGAGATACTCCGCCACTTTCAATGCGTTCTCTGTATGTCGCTCCATACGTAGCGACAGCGTCTCCAAGCCTAGCATCAACATAAAGGCATTCATTGGCGACAAGGCTGCGCCTGTATTGCGTAGTGGAACCGTTCTAGCACGACCAATAAATGCAGCCTCACCAAAGGCTTCGGTATAAACCACACCGTGATAAGAGGGCTCTGGTTGATTAAATACCGGGAAGCGATCTTTGTGTTCTGCCCAAGGGAATTTACCTGAATCGACAATCACACCACCCAAGGTTGTACCGTGACCACCCACGTACTTTGTTAGTGAATGGACTACAATATCAGCACCAAACTCAATAGGCTTACACAGCACTGGAGTCGCGACGGTATTATCGACAATCACAGGGACACCTTGCGCGTGGGCAAGTTCGGCGACACGCTCTAGGTCGATGATATTACCCGCAGGGTTACCGATACTCTCACAGTAAACCGCTTTGGTTTTTTCATCGATAAGCTCTGCTAGGCTCTCCGGTTTATCGTCTTTAGCAAAACGAACTTCAATCCCTTGGTTTGGCAGCATGTGAGCAAACAAGGTGTAAGTGCCACCGTAAAGCTGAGGTGTTGAGACAATGTTGTCACCGATTTGTGCCAATGTCTGAATCGCGTAGTTGATTGCCGCGCTGCCTGCACTCACTACCAAACCTGCAATACCACCTTCTAACGCCGCCATACGTTTCTCCAACACATCGTTGGTTGGGTTCATAATGCGGGTGTAGATATTGCCTGGTACTTCTAGGTTGAACAGATCAGCACCATGCTGAGCATCGTCAAATTCATAGGCAACGGTTTGGTAGATAGGAGTAGCAACGGATTTAGTGGTTGGATCGGTTTCGTATCCGAAGTGAATCGAGAGTGTTTCGTCTTTCATGTTTCTTCCCTGAACTATTGAGCGATTTATGTACACTCATATTGCCGATTTTTTTATAAAAGAAAAGTAAGCTCAGTCACAGAGAGGCAAATAGCATTGTGTACTGTGGAGTTCACTCATACAGGGATGTATTGATACGAGTAGGGCGTAAATAAATAGCGAGCTTAGAAAAGCAAAAAGCCAGAGCAGCATAAACTGTTCTGGCTTTTCTAATTTGGTGGCCCCTCCCAGATTTGAACTGGGGACCGAACGATTATGAGTCGTGCGCTCTAACCACTGAGCTAAGGGGCCGTAGGGCATAGATTATAGGGGAAGCATTCAGTGGTGTCTAGACACTATAAGGGGCAATTCCGCTTATATCTTAGCCACTTAAATCACACAGCTACAAAAAAGGTGAGCCAAAGCTCACCTTTTGTTAATTATGCTTAAA
Encoded here:
- a CDS encoding O-acetylhomoserine aminocarboxypropyltransferase/cysteine synthase family protein; protein product: MKDETLSIHFGYETDPTTKSVATPIYQTVAYEFDDAQHGADLFNLEVPGNIYTRIMNPTNDVLEKRMAALEGGIAGLVVSAGSAAINYAIQTLAQIGDNIVSTPQLYGGTYTLFAHMLPNQGIEVRFAKDDKPESLAELIDEKTKAVYCESIGNPAGNIIDLERVAELAHAQGVPVIVDNTVATPVLCKPIEFGADIVVHSLTKYVGGHGTTLGGVIVDSGKFPWAEHKDRFPVFNQPEPSYHGVVYTEAFGEAAFIGRARTVPLRNTGAALSPMNAFMLMLGLETLSLRMERHTENALKVAEYLNQHEKVSWVSYAGLPSSEFYPLAEKYMRGKPSAILSFGLKDGYEAGVRFYDALQIFKRLVNIGDAKSLACHPASTTHRQLSEAEQKQAGVSPEMIRLSVGIEHIEDILADLEQALNA